A single region of the Rhodococcus sp. W8901 genome encodes:
- a CDS encoding acylphosphatase, whose amino-acid sequence MSPDTERLTAWVHGYVQGVGFRWWTRARALELGLSGHATNHVDGRVLVIAEGPRDALERLLALLRSGQTPGSVTLVVEHFGAARGGLSGFVER is encoded by the coding sequence ATGAGTCCCGACACCGAACGCCTCACCGCCTGGGTCCACGGATATGTCCAGGGTGTCGGATTCCGGTGGTGGACCCGGGCGCGCGCCCTCGAACTGGGTCTGTCCGGCCATGCGACCAATCACGTCGACGGCCGGGTGCTCGTGATCGCCGAGGGGCCGCGCGATGCGCTCGAGCGGCTCCTGGCGCTGCTGCGGTCGGGGCAGACGCCGGGCAGTGTGACGCTCGTCGTCGAGCACTTCGGCGCGGCACGCGGGGGCCTTTCCGGGTTCGTCGAGCGCTGA
- a CDS encoding IS256 family transposase — MTTAHDIDLRQLVEDRLTGASPDLLRELLTMFIRALMGAEADVLCGAGYGQRSDERINSRNGYRHRDFDTRVGTLDVAIPKLRSGSYFPDWLLERRKRAERALTTVVATCYLLGVSTRRMEKLVETLGITSLSKSQVSIMAKELDEQVEAFRSRPLDAGPYTFVAADALVLKVRENGRVVNVHALVAVGVNADGYREILGIDVTSAEDGAGWLTFFRGMVARGLSGVKLVTSDAHAGLVAAIGATLPGASWQRCRTHYATNLMSVTPKSSWPWVRTLLHSVYDQPDSESVHAQYDRIIEALTEKLPKVADHLDGARVDLLAFTAFPKQIWRQIWSNNPQERLNKEIRRRTDVVGIFPDRAALIRLVGAVLAEQHDEWIEGRRYLGLDVLAHARGDKPADTTEPTEEVTPALTA, encoded by the coding sequence ATGACCACTGCCCACGATATAGACCTGCGCCAGCTCGTCGAAGACCGACTCACCGGAGCAAGCCCGGACCTGCTGCGCGAGCTGCTCACAATGTTCATCCGCGCGCTGATGGGCGCCGAAGCCGACGTCCTGTGCGGCGCCGGCTACGGGCAACGCTCCGACGAACGTATCAACTCGCGCAACGGATACCGGCACCGAGACTTCGACACCCGCGTCGGGACCCTCGACGTCGCGATCCCGAAACTGCGTTCGGGAAGCTACTTCCCGGATTGGCTGCTCGAGCGCCGCAAGCGCGCGGAGCGGGCCCTGACCACGGTGGTCGCGACCTGCTATCTGCTCGGGGTGTCGACCCGCCGGATGGAGAAGCTGGTCGAGACGTTGGGCATCACCTCGCTCTCGAAGTCCCAGGTCAGCATCATGGCGAAAGAGTTGGACGAGCAGGTCGAGGCGTTCCGCAGCCGCCCCCTCGACGCCGGCCCGTACACGTTCGTCGCCGCCGACGCCCTCGTGCTCAAGGTCCGCGAGAACGGGCGGGTGGTGAACGTCCACGCCCTGGTCGCGGTCGGGGTCAACGCGGACGGCTACCGCGAAATCCTGGGCATCGATGTCACCTCCGCCGAGGACGGTGCCGGCTGGCTCACGTTCTTCCGCGGGATGGTCGCCCGCGGCCTGTCCGGGGTGAAGTTGGTGACCTCCGATGCCCACGCCGGCCTGGTCGCGGCGATCGGCGCCACCCTGCCCGGTGCTTCCTGGCAGCGTTGCCGCACCCACTACGCGACGAATTTGATGTCGGTCACCCCGAAGTCGTCGTGGCCGTGGGTGCGCACGCTGCTGCACTCGGTCTACGACCAACCCGATTCGGAATCCGTTCACGCACAATATGATCGGATCATCGAAGCCCTCACCGAGAAGCTCCCGAAGGTCGCCGACCACCTCGACGGAGCCCGGGTCGATCTACTCGCGTTCACTGCGTTCCCGAAACAGATCTGGCGACAGATCTGGTCCAACAACCCGCAAGAGCGGTTGAACAAGGAGATCCGCCGACGCACCGACGTCGTCGGGATCTTCCCCGACCGCGCCGCCCTGATCCGCCTCGTTGGCGCCGTGCTCGCCGAACAACACGACGAGTGGATCGAGGGACGCCGCTACCTCGGCCTCGACGTCCTCGCCCACGCCCGCGGAGACAAGCCCGCCGACACCACCGAACCCACCGAGGAGGTCACACCCGCCCTGACCGCATAG